From the genome of Deltaproteobacteria bacterium HGW-Deltaproteobacteria-18, one region includes:
- a CDS encoding metal-dependent phosphohydrolase encodes MNVDGVRFGAVILAAGFSSRMGDFKPLMDLGGMTVLERCVRLFREAGVHRILTVTGHRAPEVRAEAGRLGIHTVHNPDYEAGMFSSVRAAVSSGPGRDGFFVLPVDIPLVRPATVELLLDAYDGRVAYPVFGGERGHPPLIPSELIPHIREHDGSCGLQTVLERADALDVPVWDRGILLDADTADDFFVLRGRAARMRVGDHDEALALAGLSMPERGVAHGRAVAAVALRLGGELNRHGGNLDLNLIHNAALLHDVAKGWPGHEAAGGDLLGRLGLGGLSDIVAAHRDVPPPVSGVLTEKEVVCLADKLVRCDRRVAVEDRFGEKLNLYRCDEEACDAIRGRLRNALALRDMIEKICGREVEAILAGVLP; translated from the coding sequence ATGAACGTGGACGGGGTACGATTCGGTGCCGTCATCCTGGCGGCCGGGTTTTCCTCGCGCATGGGTGATTTCAAGCCACTCATGGATCTTGGCGGCATGACCGTTCTGGAGCGCTGCGTGCGTCTCTTCCGCGAGGCCGGCGTGCACAGGATCCTGACCGTGACAGGGCACCGCGCCCCCGAGGTCCGGGCCGAGGCGGGCAGGCTCGGCATCCACACCGTGCACAATCCGGATTACGAGGCGGGCATGTTTTCCTCGGTGCGTGCGGCCGTGTCCTCCGGACCTGGCCGGGACGGGTTCTTCGTTCTGCCCGTGGACATCCCGCTGGTGCGTCCGGCCACGGTCGAGCTGCTTCTCGACGCCTATGACGGCCGCGTGGCCTATCCGGTCTTCGGCGGCGAGCGCGGCCATCCGCCCCTCATCCCCTCGGAGCTGATCCCGCATATCCGGGAGCACGACGGCAGCTGCGGCCTGCAGACCGTCCTGGAGCGGGCCGACGCCCTGGACGTTCCGGTCTGGGACCGTGGAATTCTTCTGGACGCCGATACGGCGGACGATTTTTTCGTGCTGCGGGGGCGGGCCGCTCGCATGCGCGTCGGCGATCACGACGAGGCCTTGGCCCTGGCCGGACTGTCCATGCCCGAACGCGGCGTGGCCCATGGCCGGGCCGTGGCCGCCGTGGCCCTGCGTCTGGGCGGGGAACTGAACCGGCATGGGGGGAATCTCGATCTGAATCTGATTCACAACGCCGCGCTGTTGCACGATGTAGCCAAGGGCTGGCCCGGGCATGAGGCCGCCGGCGGGGATCTGCTGGGGCGCCTTGGACTCGGTGGGCTGTCGGACATCGTGGCCGCCCATCGGGATGTTCCGCCGCCCGTCTCGGGCGTGCTCACGGAGAAGGAGGTTGTCTGCCTGGCGGACAAGCTGGTTCGTTGCGACCGCCGCGTTGCCGTGGAGGACCGTTTCGGCGAGAAGCTGAACCTGTACCGCTGCGACGAGGAGGCCTGCGACGCTATCCGTGGCCGCCTGCGCAACGCCCTGGCCCTGCGGGACATGATCGAGAAGATCTGTGGCCGCGAGGTGGAGGCCATTCTCGCCGGGGTTCTGCCATGA
- a CDS encoding histidine phosphatase family protein has product MSVIYLIRHGEITQSLPRRFVGQTDLPLTDRGREQIAAVAGFLAGRGVGRLLCSPLSRCVQSAGIIGAALGIVPESVPDLREIALGTWEGLTVDEVRERFPGRYEARGRNLAGFRPPGGESFADVQRRAWTAFEETTADLEEPLAIVAHGGVNRVILCRILGMQLENLFRLEQDYACVNILHAGPESFRVSVMNFRAYEQHAFVDALGPLSSRTLRIDEVPVSGTEDSFKA; this is encoded by the coding sequence ATGAGTGTCATCTATCTCATCCGCCACGGCGAGATCACCCAGTCCTTGCCACGCCGGTTCGTGGGCCAGACGGACCTGCCTCTGACGGACCGCGGGCGGGAGCAGATCGCCGCCGTCGCCGGATTCCTGGCCGGACGAGGCGTGGGACGGTTGCTGTGCAGCCCTCTGTCGCGCTGCGTTCAGAGCGCGGGCATCATCGGTGCGGCTCTGGGAATTGTGCCGGAATCCGTCCCGGATCTGCGCGAAATAGCACTGGGTACCTGGGAAGGGCTGACCGTGGACGAGGTGCGCGAGCGCTTTCCCGGCCGCTACGAGGCTCGCGGCCGTAACCTCGCAGGATTCCGTCCACCGGGAGGGGAGAGCTTCGCCGACGTGCAGCGTCGTGCCTGGACGGCTTTCGAAGAGACCACTGCGGATCTGGAAGAACCCCTGGCCATCGTGGCCCACGGCGGGGTCAACCGTGTGATCCTGTGTCGCATCCTGGGCATGCAGCTTGAAAATCTGTTCCGCCTGGAGCAGGACTACGCCTGCGTCAACATCCTGCACGCCGGGCCGGAGTCATTTCGGGTCTCGGTCATGAATTTTCGGGCGTATGAGCAACATGCTTTCGTCGATGCCCTTGGTCCGTTGTCATCAAGAACGCTTCGCATTGATGAGGTCCCAGTTTCAGGCACCGAGGATTCATTCAAGGCGTGA
- a CDS encoding ABC transporter substrate-binding protein codes for MLLRFIFTLLLAALTTAPTFAADCTETFGQGAKVFSLATGSPGELGLLKALAEDFAKDNDAKMCWVKAGSGASLKLLQAGKVDMIMVHAPAAEKKAVEEGWAVKRTLIGSNEFYIVGPTDDPAGIAAAKDAADAYQRIAAKKSLFFSRGDNSGTHKKEMDAWKNAGVTPSGDWYVVTKDFMMATLGRANAEGGYFMTDSSTWVAARQEMANLKILFRGDRFLVNTYNALTRPADGTSGTDLSVRFIDYVASEAGQKIIVEYGKDKYGEGLYNDAAYARQYDR; via the coding sequence ATGTTGCTGCGTTTTATTTTCACGCTGTTGCTGGCCGCTTTGACAACCGCGCCTACGTTCGCAGCCGACTGCACCGAGACCTTCGGTCAGGGAGCCAAGGTTTTTTCGCTGGCTACGGGGAGCCCTGGTGAACTGGGGCTGCTGAAGGCGTTGGCCGAGGATTTCGCCAAGGACAACGATGCGAAGATGTGCTGGGTCAAGGCCGGGTCCGGCGCTTCTCTGAAGCTTCTCCAGGCCGGGAAGGTCGACATGATCATGGTTCACGCCCCGGCTGCCGAAAAGAAGGCCGTCGAGGAAGGCTGGGCCGTGAAGCGGACGCTCATCGGCTCCAACGAATTCTACATCGTCGGGCCGACCGACGACCCGGCCGGAATCGCCGCAGCCAAGGACGCCGCAGACGCCTACCAGCGCATCGCCGCGAAAAAATCGCTGTTCTTCTCGCGCGGTGACAACTCCGGCACCCACAAGAAGGAGATGGATGCCTGGAAGAACGCCGGCGTGACTCCTTCCGGCGACTGGTACGTCGTGACCAAGGACTTCATGATGGCGACGCTAGGGCGCGCCAATGCGGAGGGCGGCTACTTCATGACCGATTCGAGCACGTGGGTCGCCGCCAGACAGGAAATGGCAAATCTCAAGATCCTCTTCCGCGGCGACAGGTTCCTGGTGAACACTTACAATGCCCTGACGCGGCCAGCGGACGGTACGTCTGGAACGGACCTTTCGGTCAGGTTCATCGACTATGTGGCCTCCGAAGCGGGGCAGAAAATCATCGTTGAATACGGCAAGGACAAGTACGGTGAAGGCCTCTACAACGATGCGGCCTACGCCAGGCAGTACGATCGCTAG
- a CDS encoding ABC transporter ATP-binding protein, which produces MKDNDNTALGRSLWRLVRFARPHARRIGVGLAANAGARFFDLLPMIVVGRVVDTVAGALREGHALAGSDFAWAGLLVLGTFAGLAVFQSVSDYTLDSAAQRIRHDLRVELYTHVQKLDVSYFESRQTGDIMAVLAGDVDNLERFFSDTSTSIVRLFITFTGIYGILFWMDYHLALLLLAPMPIAIWAVRFFATRVAPQYRKARKAVGDINAILENNLQGMNVIQAYSAQDHQTGRIRLRSEEYRDAAIRAARERARFVPLLYGVAGLGYALLIGGGGWMTFAGIGPSVGDFTTFVLLAMRLILPLFVFGMLINQIQQSEASALRINEIFDTTPTVRDQAKALSLEGELERVEIRDVCFAYPEREKVLCGINLRLERGRVLGVVGPTGAGKSSLAKLMLRYYDPLEGEILANGRALSSVTLDSWRGRIGYVSQEAYLFHGTVSENIRLGSPLATDDDVMRAADMAGAGDFITALPQGYETMVGDRGLKLSGGQRQRISLARALLRDPEFLILDEATSSVDTRTEEAIQNNLKNLRSDRITLAIAHRLSTVRHCDEIVVVVDGIIVERGTHGELVATGGVYAGLWQVQSGE; this is translated from the coding sequence ATGAAAGATAATGATAACACCGCCCTTGGCCGCTCCCTCTGGCGGCTGGTGCGTTTTGCCCGCCCTCATGCGCGGCGGATCGGCGTTGGGCTTGCTGCCAATGCCGGGGCGCGTTTTTTCGACTTGCTGCCCATGATCGTGGTTGGCCGCGTGGTGGACACTGTGGCCGGAGCTTTGCGCGAAGGTCATGCGCTGGCAGGCAGTGATTTTGCCTGGGCCGGTCTTTTGGTGCTGGGTACCTTCGCCGGGCTGGCCGTGTTTCAGAGCGTCAGCGACTACACCCTGGATTCGGCGGCGCAGCGAATCCGTCACGACCTGCGCGTGGAACTCTACACCCATGTGCAAAAGCTCGACGTGTCCTACTTCGAGTCCCGCCAGACCGGCGACATCATGGCCGTGCTGGCCGGGGACGTGGACAATCTGGAGCGCTTCTTTTCCGACACGTCCACGAGCATCGTGCGACTTTTCATCACTTTCACCGGAATCTACGGCATCCTCTTCTGGATGGACTACCATCTGGCGCTGCTGCTCCTGGCTCCCATGCCCATCGCCATCTGGGCCGTGCGCTTCTTTGCCACCCGCGTCGCACCGCAGTACCGCAAGGCAAGAAAAGCCGTGGGTGACATCAACGCCATCCTGGAAAACAACCTGCAGGGCATGAACGTCATCCAGGCCTATTCAGCGCAGGATCACCAGACCGGCCGCATCCGCCTGCGTTCCGAGGAATACCGTGACGCCGCCATCCGCGCGGCCCGTGAACGGGCGCGGTTTGTTCCTTTGCTCTACGGGGTGGCGGGGCTGGGATATGCGCTTCTGATTGGCGGGGGCGGGTGGATGACATTCGCGGGCATCGGGCCCAGCGTGGGCGATTTCACCACCTTCGTGCTGCTGGCCATGCGCCTCATTCTGCCTCTTTTCGTCTTTGGCATGCTCATCAACCAGATCCAGCAATCCGAGGCATCGGCCCTGCGCATCAACGAGATTTTCGATACGACGCCCACGGTGCGCGATCAGGCCAAGGCCTTGTCGCTTGAAGGGGAACTTGAACGGGTCGAGATCCGCGATGTCTGCTTTGCCTATCCGGAACGCGAGAAGGTCCTGTGCGGAATAAATTTGCGCCTGGAGCGCGGCCGCGTGCTGGGCGTGGTCGGTCCCACGGGGGCGGGCAAGAGTTCGCTGGCCAAGCTCATGCTGCGTTACTACGACCCCTTGGAAGGAGAAATTCTGGCCAACGGCCGCGCATTGTCCTCCGTGACCTTGGACTCGTGGCGTGGGCGCATCGGCTATGTTTCGCAGGAAGCCTACCTGTTCCACGGAACAGTGTCCGAAAACATCCGCCTCGGTTCGCCATTGGCCACTGATGATGACGTCATGCGAGCGGCGGACATGGCCGGCGCCGGCGACTTCATAACCGCCTTGCCGCAAGGGTACGAAACCATGGTCGGGGACCGGGGCCTGAAACTCTCCGGCGGACAGCGGCAGCGCATCTCCCTGGCGCGGGCGCTGTTGCGCGATCCGGAATTTCTGATCCTGGACGAAGCCACCTCCAGCGTGGATACGCGTACGGAGGAGGCCATCCAGAACAATCTCAAAAACCTGCGCTCCGACCGCATCACCCTGGCCATCGCGCACCGCCTGTCCACGGTGCGGCACTGCGACGAGATCGTCGTGGTCGTGGACGGCATCATTGTCGAACGCGGAACACATGGTGAACTGGTTGCGACGGGTGGCGTTTATGCGGGGTTGTGGCAGGTGCAGAGCGGGGAGTGA